In a genomic window of Pelotomaculum thermopropionicum SI:
- the MET2 gene encoding homoserine acetyltransferase codes for MRPSFKAVRRGGLEMSDPLNVLTKKTPRQFDQAGSPRSVGWTRAHRVRLADEKNPLPLDCGKTIAPVDVEYEIYGKLNRARDNAILICHALSGDAHAAGWSADAGRLGRPWLKNRPGWWDVMIGPGKAFDTDKYCVICSNILGSCYGTTGPSSIDPETGRPYGLRFPVVTVGDWVRLQERLISHLGIDRLLAVAGGSLGGQQALEWALAYPDRVESAIIIASAARLSDQGLAFNVVARNAIMTDPNFKDGDYYGGPTPGRGLEVARMLGHITYLSETSMENKFGRRFCNGEGPGFHLGVDFEVEGYLRHQGKAFVERFDANSYLYITRAMDYYDASAWGEGDLDKACRRIESRLLLVSFSSDWLYSPAHTKELALALGRARKRVSYANIESSYGHDAFLLEVEKLSHLVRCFLGEGVAE; via the coding sequence ATGCGGCCGAGCTTTAAAGCTGTCCGGAGAGGTGGTCTTGAAATGAGCGACCCGTTAAACGTGCTTACCAAAAAAACACCCAGGCAGTTTGACCAGGCCGGCTCTCCGCGCTCCGTGGGCTGGACAAGGGCGCACCGGGTGAGGCTGGCCGATGAAAAAAACCCTCTTCCCCTTGATTGCGGGAAAACAATTGCGCCCGTTGATGTAGAATATGAAATTTATGGAAAACTGAACAGGGCGCGGGACAACGCTATCCTCATCTGCCACGCCCTGTCGGGGGATGCGCATGCCGCCGGCTGGTCGGCCGACGCCGGCAGGCTGGGCCGTCCCTGGCTTAAGAACCGCCCCGGCTGGTGGGACGTTATGATTGGACCGGGAAAAGCTTTCGATACTGACAAGTACTGTGTAATATGCTCCAATATTTTGGGAAGCTGCTACGGAACGACGGGCCCGTCCTCAATTGATCCGGAAACGGGAAGGCCTTACGGCCTTCGTTTTCCTGTCGTTACCGTGGGAGACTGGGTAAGGCTTCAGGAACGGCTAATCAGCCATCTCGGGATAGATCGCTTGCTCGCCGTGGCAGGGGGCTCCCTGGGCGGTCAACAGGCCCTGGAGTGGGCGCTGGCCTACCCCGATCGCGTAGAATCAGCCATTATTATTGCTTCCGCCGCACGCCTGAGCGACCAGGGGCTCGCTTTTAACGTGGTGGCCCGGAACGCTATTATGACCGATCCAAATTTTAAAGACGGAGACTATTACGGCGGCCCCACGCCTGGACGGGGGCTTGAGGTTGCCCGGATGCTGGGCCATATAACTTATCTTTCAGAAACTTCCATGGAAAATAAGTTTGGCCGCCGGTTCTGCAACGGAGAGGGACCGGGTTTTCACCTGGGTGTTGATTTTGAAGTTGAGGGATACCTCCGGCACCAGGGAAAAGCATTTGTGGAAAGGTTTGACGCCAACAGTTACCTGTACATAACCAGGGCGATGGACTATTACGACGCTTCGGCATGGGGCGAGGGAGACCTTGATAAAGCCTGCCGGAGAATTGAGTCCAGGCTGCTTTTGGTTTCGTTTTCCTCGGACTGGCTTTATTCGCCTGCGCACACGAAAGAGCTGGCCCTAGCCCTGGGCCGCGCCAGAAAGCGGGTCAGCTACGCCAATATTGAATCGTCTTACGGGCACGACGCATTTCTTCTGGAGGTTGAAAAGCTGTCACACCTGGTCCGGTGTTTTCTGGGAGAGGGGGTGGCGGAATGA
- a CDS encoding hypothetical protein (containing partial UbiE (COG2226), methylase involved in ubiquinone/menaquinone biosynthesis), whose product MNRNGGHRFDHEFIYEIVPGGASVLDLGCGDGELLARLIEDKKVQGLGIEKDIDQVAKAISRRVPVLHTDLDLGLAGFPDNFFDFVILEKTLQVVNKPLLVLEEMLRVGGVGVISFPNFSHWNVVASLILTGRMPVTPALPYHWYDTPNIHLFTVKDFLDWARTNNVAVEQGLAWVNGKVVPLNEEEDIFAEEVLFVISRNS is encoded by the coding sequence ATGAACAGGAATGGCGGACACAGGTTTGACCATGAGTTTATTTATGAAATTGTCCCGGGAGGGGCTTCGGTGCTTGACCTGGGCTGTGGAGACGGAGAGCTCCTTGCCAGGTTGATTGAAGATAAAAAGGTTCAGGGGCTGGGTATTGAAAAGGACATCGATCAGGTGGCCAAAGCCATTTCCAGGCGGGTCCCCGTCCTGCATACGGACCTCGACCTGGGACTTGCAGGTTTTCCGGACAACTTTTTTGACTTCGTGATCCTTGAAAAAACCCTCCAGGTGGTCAATAAACCCCTTTTGGTACTTGAGGAAATGCTGCGGGTCGGAGGGGTGGGAGTGATCAGCTTTCCCAATTTCTCGCACTGGAATGTTGTCGCCTCGTTGATTTTGACGGGCAGGATGCCGGTAACGCCGGCCCTGCCCTACCACTGGTATGATACCCCAAACATTCACCTTTTTACTGTGAAAGACTTCCTTGATTGGGCCCGCACAAACAATGTCGCGGTGGAACAGGGACTGGCGTGGGTGAACGGAAAGGTTGTTCCGTTAAATGAGGAGGAAGATATTTTTGCCGAGGAGGTTTTGTTTGTCATTTCCCGCAACTCCTAA
- a CDS encoding ATP-utilizing enzymes (PP-loop superfamily), producing the protein MKDLEQKYEHLKEIIKSYGSVLVAFSGGVDSTFVLKAAVDALKEKAVAVTITGELYPPGETEEAARLARFLGAEHIIIENRDLDNPTFASNPPDRCYHCKKNEYGEILKVARERGFNAVIDGLNADDLSDYRPGIRAGQELGVHSPLKDVGLTKEEIRALSRNFGLPTADKPSNPCLASRFPYGTQITSEGLRQVGAAEVILRKMGIPQVRVRHHGNLARIEVPEEYLQFVAERAAEVDRSLKGLGYTYVALDLLGYRAGSMNEALRLT; encoded by the coding sequence ATGAAAGACCTGGAGCAAAAATACGAGCATTTAAAAGAAATTATAAAGAGCTATGGAAGCGTGCTGGTTGCCTTTTCTGGCGGCGTCGACAGCACTTTTGTGTTGAAAGCTGCAGTTGACGCGCTTAAAGAAAAAGCGGTGGCCGTGACCATTACCGGTGAGTTATACCCGCCGGGTGAAACTGAAGAAGCTGCCAGACTGGCCCGTTTTCTGGGCGCAGAACACATCATCATTGAAAACCGGGACCTTGACAACCCCACTTTCGCCAGCAACCCGCCCGACCGCTGTTACCATTGCAAGAAGAACGAATACGGCGAGATATTGAAAGTAGCCCGCGAGCGCGGCTTTAATGCTGTAATAGACGGCCTGAACGCCGATGACTTGAGCGACTACAGGCCGGGGATCCGTGCCGGGCAGGAATTGGGCGTGCACAGCCCTTTGAAAGATGTTGGCCTCACAAAAGAGGAAATCCGTGCCCTGTCGCGGAATTTTGGCCTGCCGACGGCTGACAAGCCGTCTAATCCTTGTCTCGCCTCGCGCTTTCCTTACGGGACGCAAATCACCTCAGAGGGCTTACGGCAAGTAGGAGCCGCGGAAGTTATTTTGCGTAAAATGGGCATACCGCAGGTCAGGGTCAGGCACCATGGGAACCTGGCCAGAATCGAGGTTCCGGAAGAGTACCTGCAGTTTGTCGCTGAAAGGGCGGCAGAGGTGGACAGAAGCCTTAAGGGATTAGGATACACCTATGTGGCGCTTGACCTGCTGGGTTACCGCGCCGGGAGCATGAATGAGGCGCTGAGACTGACCTGA
- the MET17 gene encoding O-acetylhomoserine sulfhydrylase: MTTRIKGFETRAIHAGQQVDPATGARAVPIYQTTSYVFRDSDHAARLFALQEAGNIYNRIMNPTVDVFEQRMAALENGLAGLATASGQAAEFLAIANIAGAGDEIVSANSLYGGTYNLFNATLRRLGIDVVFVDPCDPENFRRAITPRTRALYAESSGNPKLDVIDFQAVADIAHEAGIPFIVDNTVPSPYLCQPLEHGADIVVHSATKFIGGHGTSIGGVIVDGGKFDWSNGKFPQFTEPDPTYHGVVYTEAFGPAAFIAKARVQLMRDLGPCLSPFNAFLLLQGLETLPLRMERHSRNALAVAKYLEQHPKVAWVNYPGLPGHPSHELARRYYRNGFGALVTFGVKGGREQALRFIDALQIFSLLANIGDAKSLVIHPASTTHQQLTPEEQLATGVTEDMIRLSVGLETIDDLLEDLEQALNKA; the protein is encoded by the coding sequence ATGACGACCAGGATAAAAGGCTTTGAAACCCGGGCCATTCACGCCGGACAGCAGGTTGACCCTGCCACGGGGGCCCGGGCCGTGCCGATATATCAGACAACTTCATACGTGTTCAGGGATTCGGATCATGCAGCGCGCCTGTTTGCGCTGCAGGAGGCAGGAAATATTTACAACCGGATTATGAACCCCACCGTCGATGTATTTGAGCAGCGGATGGCCGCCCTGGAGAACGGGCTGGCCGGCCTGGCTACCGCTTCCGGGCAGGCGGCCGAGTTTCTGGCCATCGCAAACATTGCCGGGGCGGGGGACGAAATTGTTTCCGCGAACAGCCTGTACGGCGGCACCTACAACCTGTTTAACGCAACGCTGCGGCGGTTGGGTATTGATGTTGTCTTCGTCGACCCGTGCGACCCGGAGAATTTCCGCCGGGCCATAACCCCAAGGACCAGGGCGCTGTACGCCGAATCCAGCGGCAACCCCAAGCTGGACGTGATTGACTTTCAGGCGGTGGCGGATATCGCCCATGAAGCCGGCATACCGTTTATTGTGGACAACACTGTTCCCAGCCCCTATCTCTGCCAGCCCCTTGAACACGGTGCGGATATAGTAGTCCACTCCGCCACCAAGTTCATTGGGGGGCACGGGACATCAATTGGAGGAGTAATCGTGGATGGCGGAAAATTTGACTGGTCCAACGGCAAGTTTCCGCAATTCACCGAGCCGGATCCTACCTATCACGGGGTAGTGTACACCGAAGCTTTCGGGCCCGCTGCTTTTATCGCCAAGGCCCGGGTGCAGCTTATGCGCGACCTGGGGCCGTGCCTCAGCCCGTTCAACGCCTTCCTGCTGTTGCAGGGATTGGAAACCCTGCCGCTGCGGATGGAGCGGCACAGCCGGAACGCCCTGGCCGTAGCGAAATATCTGGAACAGCATCCCAAGGTGGCATGGGTGAATTATCCCGGCCTGCCCGGCCATCCCTCGCACGAACTGGCCAGGCGTTACTACCGCAACGGCTTTGGCGCCCTGGTGACTTTTGGGGTCAAGGGAGGACGGGAGCAGGCCCTGCGCTTCATCGACGCGCTGCAGATCTTTTCGCTGTTGGCCAATATAGGTGACGCCAAGTCGCTGGTGATTCACCCTGCTTCAACCACTCACCAGCAGCTTACACCAGAAGAGCAACTGGCCACCGGGGTAACTGAGGATATGATTCGCCTGTCCGTGGGGCTGGAAACAATTGACGATCTTTTGGAAGATCTGGAGCAGGCACTGAATAAAGCTTAG
- a CDS encoding hypothetical membrane protein, with the protein MSMTHYMELLATNQPWNLIIYMAIPVILAETLVATEFFVVYTHQATGKLRTFNKWIGIILGFYFLDILRCKLSSCGKGVFYIAETQKLT; encoded by the coding sequence ATGTCGATGACCCACTATATGGAGCTTTTAGCTACCAATCAACCGTGGAACCTCATCATTTACATGGCGATTCCAGTAATTTTGGCTGAAACTTTGGTAGCCACTGAATTCTTCGTGGTATACACCCACCAGGCCACAGGCAAACTGCGCACCTTTAACAAATGGATTGGAATTATTTTGGGATTCTATTTCCTGGACATTTTGCGGTGCAAACTCTCTTCTTGCGGGAAGGGAGTTTTTTATATTGCCGAAACGCAAAAGTTAACTTAA